GAACAAAGACGGCCATAAGCAAGGTGAAGACTACCAGGCCAATTCGAAGGCCCAGACCCCATGATTTCAACTGCCCACCAGGGCCGTAGCAGTCAGGGAAGATGGCTCGCCCGCCATCTTGGAAAAAGGATTTCTCTAGAACCTCAACTGCAGCAAAGAATGGCAGCGGGTAAGATAGCAGCGCCTTGGCAACGAGGAAGATGTTCACCACAGCCCGGATGGTTGAAGGCAGGTTATCCGTGATGACCTCTTTGGTGGCGTCTGCCCAAGTCAAGTAGGCCACCAGGGCGAAGAGGCCCTTGAGGACGCAGGCTGCGATGTGAGTCCACTCCATCATGCAGTGGAACTCGCTGGGCTTCTGCATGTTTCCCTCCAGGGACGGGAGGAAGATCTGGGAGGTGTAGCTGAACACGATGATGCCGATTGAAATGGGGAATTTCTTTACGTCGATATAAAACTTGACCTTCTCCCAGGCCCACTCGCGCGCCCTGGAGAGGCAGTAGGCAACCACGAGGACGTTGATGACGAAGTGCGCTAGAGTGCAGAGCAAGCTGAACTTGGACACGGCCTTGAGGTTCTTCAGGAACGCGCAAGGCAGGAGCGCGACCGTGGCCACCACAGACCAGGCTTTCTGGGAGACGGGAAACCCCGGGAAACTGTTGTACATCAGGTTGCCGCTGACCACAACGTAAAGAATACAGGTCATGACCAGCTCGATAATCTGAGCCACGTTCACAACGTGCCCGCCCAGCGCTGGGAAGCGCGGCGCGCAGCAGGCATTGGCGATGTCCACGTAGGAGTCCCTCACGCGCACTTTTATGCCGTCCTCGTTCTCCTCGTACAGACACGCGATGAGGATTTTGCCGGTGTAGCAGCACACCACAGCCGCGAAGATAATGAGGAAGAGACCGAGGTAGCCGCCGTGGAGGATGGCGTACGGCAGGCCGAGGACGAACATGCCCTGCGGACAGAGAAGAGCAGTTGAGTGGTAATGGATGAGGCCCACATCGCAGTGACAGACCGAGCCAGCCCAGGCATGCAATGACTGGCTCACACAGCTCACATCTTACAtaataacagtaacaaaaaatgATTTTTGTGCAGTAAGATAACAATGCAACGCAGAAACGTGGGATTTATCACTGCTGATTCATTTAATTAATGTCTGCATCACACCATTATTTTCTCATTGGCCTCGCCCTTGAAAAATAGGCCTTTCGTTTGCGTAGGCTATATGCTGAATCGAATCTAGGCATTAAAAagacaatttaaattttttttaaattcatttgatTACAACTTCAATTTGATGGAGACGCTGATAAGCACGTGGGTGCCATTGAGCCTCAGGGCTATCAAAGTCGAACAGGCCTTGCCTGCAGCTCCACTGATAAAAagatttgaataaataaattctaaGACCCATTGGCTCTAATGAATTCACTCTCAAACCATGAATTAAACGTTAAATTGAAGCCTGGATTGGATTATGATAAcactttttaatacatttgaaagCTCAATATAATTTTATTCGACAATAGTGAACACATTGCTTTATTCTAATCTTGGCCTGTGAAATTATGCTCATCCCTGAGTACTCTATTTACCCTTGCATAGGCCTACATCTTAAAtcttaaattaaaatttgaaaatctTCAAGGTGACTTTTTGTCCGATGGCAGGCCTGATCCATGCAGCACATGGTATTTTTGCATTCACACATGCAAGATGAGAGTAATCACAGTGTACCTGAATGGCA
This sequence is a window from Siniperca chuatsi isolate FFG_IHB_CAS linkage group LG10, ASM2008510v1, whole genome shotgun sequence. Protein-coding genes within it:
- the LOC122882728 gene encoding vesicular inhibitory amino acid transporter-like, which produces MAHLIRHKLTNKLTNAAHTVSNKSQAKVSGVFARLGFQAATDEEGLGFAECDDLDYDYRQGMQMDVLQGEEEGGHLEGEGELEGDSHYQRDGTGRRPSSLKTGGSLDEDKPKITTWEAGWNVTNAIQGMFVLGLPYAILHGGYLGLFLIIFAAVVCCYTGKILIACLYEENEDGIKVRVRDSYVDIANACCAPRFPALGGHVVNVAQIIELVMTCILYVVVSGNLMYNSFPGFPVSQKAWSVVATVALLPCAFLKNLKAVSKFSLLCTLAHFVINVLVVAYCLSRAREWAWEKVKFYIDVKKFPISIGIIVFSYTSQIFLPSLEGNMQKPSEFHCMMEWTHIAACVLKGLFALVAYLTWADATKEVITDNLPSTIRAVVNIFLVAKALLSYPLPFFAAVEVLEKSFFQDGGRAIFPDCYGPGGQLKSWGLGLRIGLVVFTLLMAVFVPHFALLMGLTGSLTGAGLCFLLPSLFHLKLQWRNLLWHHVFFDVAIFVIGGICAISGFIHSIEGLIEAFRYNIHD